One genomic segment of Ricinus communis isolate WT05 ecotype wild-type chromosome 5, ASM1957865v1, whole genome shotgun sequence includes these proteins:
- the LOC8289806 gene encoding zinc finger CCCH domain-containing protein 41 codes for MELKVASVKPGGLSPSDCASDPEEKEISDEDDDDRNHKHRRRETRSQSTERDSLEPIFTRSYRKRNKPFENGHPFRENESQGSETWKNSNIAPLEKDFIKFDKRRPGMASFPRMNVDLNQRIRSNQIFFGEPGPGRGRGRDSGSWNQRDSRFSSVDIASQMVQQGSITPGLFAGRGLPNVSNTQNSSWNTFGLIPGIPSGGLDTLHPIGLQGTLRPAVNSSLNIGIPRQRCRDFEERGFCLRGDMCPMEHGINRIVVEDVQSLSQFNLPVSLPSAPLVGTPAGPGALQSVGASSTTLMNSKGLHSRNSKSGMVDDGMGFNGAYSVSAAGSGADLYDPDQPLWNTNGPETSSGLLALHSSKNDETESFMSVGTSDHHHGRLRDNADNECGMRNTAIPDGSQTTSSSVWGRVGSVKNRLDMKEKTDLTVSTSDYLENETKEDQDALANIQGTSRQGKRMISEDSGPKTLDFSTKTQGDSMRNTRKSSQKALCTLFVSGIPQKNNKRDSLLSHFQKFGLVIDIYIPSNSERAFVQFSRREEAEAALRAPDAVMGNRFIKLWWANRDSIRGDGISSCQSISATPCGVPGASVPPQPFIANRGKDNLQSAASKGATVPPPDASLPPTDHPKPVITNGPKVPPPLQKKLELEQLKEELRKKQELLAQKRNDFRRQLDKLEKQATGVKGEVVVEPAAKRHRVGMATDIVKVPTLRSSGHVLGVPSPRGENKSFENPMSSSPKNNASLMQQETTGSRQPIRPVGPAGAPFSVNRFKLDNRQIYGGCVDVLKEHFSSYGDLSTVELEDAEACDDNDGSEVPKKSCSALLTYATRRSAERAFLNGKCWQGKDLQFMWVTCSTSASDLSGRENISSASKCPIETGVQPAGKIDHMDSQEASASGNGEPEASERNSSDDHEVSTPCPTLVPSENESSKCDASAMSMSSKEESLKSEIGPTAISEEKESPTSGAY; via the exons ATGGAGCTCAAAGTTGCATCAGTGAAGCCAGGAGGTCTTTCTCCTTCTGATTGTGCTAGTGATCCTGAGGAGAAGGAGATCAGTGACGAGGATGATGATGATCGCAATCATAAGCATCGTAGAAGGGAGACTCGTTCTCAATCTACGGAAAGAGATTCTTTGGAGCCAATTTTTACAAGGTCATACAGGAAGCGCAACAAGCCATTTGAAAATGGTCATCCTTTCAGGGAAAATGAATCTCAAGGTAGTGAAACCTGGAAAAACAGTAACATCGCTCCTCTAGAGAAAGACTTCATAAAGTTTGATAAAAGACGCCCTGGTATGGCATCATTTCCCCGAATGAATGTGGATTTGAATCAAAGAATCAGGTCAAACCAAATATTTTTTGGAGAGCCTGGTCCTGGGAGGGGAAGAGGAAGGGACTCAGGTTCTTGGAACCAACGTGACTCCAGGTTTAGCTCAGTTGACATTGCTTCTCAAATGGTTCAGCAGGGATCCATCACTCCAGGTCTCTTTGCAGGAAGGGGATTGCCAAATGTTTCAAACACACAAAACTCATCCTGGAATACATTTGGATTGATTCCAGGAATACCCAGTGGTGGCCTTGATACACTTCATCCCATTGGTTTGCAAGGAACCCTCAGACCAGCTGTAAATTCTTCACTGAATATTGGCATTCCTCGCCAACGGTGTAGGGACTTTGAAGAACGTGGATTTTGCCTTAGAGGGGACATGTGCCCGATGGAGCATGGCATCAATCGTATTGTCGTTGAAGATGTTCAG AGCCTTTCACAGTTCAATCTCCCTGTTTCACTTCCAAGTGCACCGCTAGTGGGAACACCTGCAGGACCAGGGGCTTTACAATCTGTGGGTGCTTCTTCAACCACATTGATGAATAGCAAAGGATTACATAGCAGAAATAGCAAGTCTGGAATGGTTGACGATGGTATGGGCTTCAATGGTGCATATTCAGTTTCTGCTGCTGGAAGTGGAGCAGACTTGTATGATCCAGATCAGCCATTGTGGAATACCAATGGTCCTGAAACATCTAGTGGGCTCTTAGCATTACACTCATCCAAAAATGATGAAACTGAGTCCTTCATGAGTGTTGGTACTTCTGACCATCATCATGGCAGGTTGCGTGACAATGCTGATAACGAATGTGGAATGAGAAATACTGCGATCCCTGATGGTTCACAGACTACAAGCTCATCCGTTTGGGGTAGAGTTGGTAGTGTGAAGAATAGATTAGACATGAAAGAGAAAACGGATTTGACTGTAAGTACCTCAGATTATTTAGAGAATGAAACTAAGGAAGATCAGGATGCTCTAGCCAATATTCAAGGGACTTCTCGTCAAGGAAAGCGAATGATTTCTGAGGATTCTGGCCCCAAAACTCTGGATTTTTCAACCAAGACACAGGGTGATTCCATGCGCAATACAAGAAAATCGTCTCAAAAGGCACTATGTACACTATTTGTCAGTGGCATTCCACAGAAAAACAACAAGAGGGATTCTcttctttctcattttcaaaagTTTGGATTGGTTATCGATATTTATATTCCATCAAATAGCGAACGAGCTTTTGTTCAGTTTTCAAGAAGGGAAGAAGCTGAAGCTGCTCTTAGGGCACCTGATGCTGTAATGGGCAACCGCTTTATCAAGCTATGGTGGGCCAATCGTGACAGCATTCGTGGTGATGGCATAAGTAGTTGCCAAAGCATTTCTGCAACTCCCTGTGGTGTGCCAGGTGCTTCAGTTCCGCCCCAACCTTTTATTGCTAATAGAGGAAAAGATAATCTACAGTCTGCTGCTTCTAAGGGTGCTACAGTCCCTCCCCCTGATGCGTCTCTGCCTCCCACCGATCACCCTAAGCCTGTCATCACTAATGGTCCAAAGGTTCCACCTCCTTTGCAGAAGAAGTTGGAGTTAGAACAATTAAAGGAGGAACTGCGCAAGAAGCAGGAGCTGCTGGCCCAAAAGCGAAATGATTTTCGGCGCCAGTTGGACAAACTTGAGAAACAa GCTACAGGAGTAAAGGGTGAAGTAGTGGTTGAGCCGGCTGCCAAGAGACATAGAGTGGGAATGGCAACTGATATTGTAAAAGTTCCAACTCTGAGGTCCTCTGGTCATGTTCTTGGTGTTCCATCTCCACGTGGTGAGAACAAATCATTTGAGAATCCCATGTCATCTAGTCCCAAAAATAATGCATCGCTGATGCAGCAGGAAACTACAGGCTCAAGGCAGCCAATTCGTCCAGTGGGCCCTGCAGGGGCTCCTTTTTCTGTGAATAGATTCAAGTTGGATAACCGACAAAT TTATGGTGGATGT GTAGATGTTTTGAAGGAACACTTCTCATCCTATGGTGATCTTTCTACTGTTGAACTAGAAGATGCTGAAGCCTGTGATGATAATGATGGATCAGAGGTACCGAAAAAAAGTTGCTCAGCTCTTCTGACTTACGCAACTCGGCGTTCAGCTGAGAGGGCATTTTTAAATGGTAAATGCTGGCAAGGGAAAGATTTGCAGTTCATGTGGGTGACATGTAGTACCTCTGCCAGTGACCTTTCTGGCAGAGAAAATATATCATCTGCCTCCAAGTGTCCTATAGAAACTGGTGTTCAGCCTGCTGGAAAAATAGACCACATGGATTCCCAAGAAGCTTCTGCATCTGGAAATGGGGAACCTGAAGCTTCAGAAAGAAATAGCAGTGATGACCATGAAGTTTCCACGCCGTGTCCAACTTTAGTACCTAGTGAGAATGAGTCATCTAAATGTGATGCTAGTGCAATGTCAATGTCCAGCAAGGAAGAGTCGCTAAAAAGCGAGATTGGTCCAACTGCAATATCTGAGGAGAAAGAGTCGCCTACAAGTGGTGCCTATTGA
- the LOC8289807 gene encoding arginine-glutamic acid dipeptide repeats protein produces MNASQFMDKQIMDLTSSSITQPTLHVSSSPPRQSNSCVKDDDIDLVNRQQENDPRQQQQQQQSMYDMNSIISGDNAIKKEEIVASYDFQPIRPTISSSPDSSALARVWISTDYKSNSPTASTLRHYGSLDSIEPAKVVVENDRSAFDAAIVSEIDKTMKKHTDNLLHLLEGVSARLTQLESRSRCLENSVDELKVSIGNNHGNTDGKIEQVEKVLLKLQAGFEVLKDKHEIFEAQLKLAGLQVFKADHQQSVIQNSGHMDTMQQAASAPPQSHQHLPPVTFPQSIPPVPVPPSAVPPPPIAQQSFPLPNQFPQSQITPIPQKEPYYSSLGPIQETQNPQYQITPTQQPQPSSAAPSHQPYEPAPQQQYSQPPQLSQSQTSVGHHPVETPYNSSQSYPPSLRQPSSGAPPSQQYYGVPSHILDHSINRPSSGFPAGYGSPSGPTEPYPSGGSPSQYASSPTSKPPQLFSPGISQSSGSAYPQLPTARILPHALPTASGTGGGSGSSGTGNRVPIDDVVDKVSNMGFPREHVRATVRKLTENGQAVDLNTVLDKLMNDGEVQPQRGWFGR; encoded by the exons ATGAACGCATCACAGTTTATGGACAAGCAGATAATGGATTTAACGTCATCGTCAATTACGCAACCAACGCTGCACGTTTCATCGTCACCGCCAAGACAAAGCAACAGCTGCGTCAAAGACGACGACATTGATCTAGTGAATCGTCAACAGGAAAACGATCCACGtcagcagcagcaacaacaGCAGAGTATGTATGATATGAATAGCATAATTAGCGGCGACAATGCGATTAAAAAGGAAGAGATCGTCGCTAGTTACGATTTCCAGCCAATTCGACCTACTATTTCGAGTAGTCCAGATTCTTCTGCTCTTGCTAGGGTTTGGATTTCTACTGATTATAAATCTAATTCCCCTACTGCATCTACACTCAGA CATTATGGTTCTTTGGATTCCATTGAACCTGCAAAAGTCGTCGTTGAGAATGATCGAAGTGCTTTTGATGCAGCGATAGTGTCTGAGATTGATAAAACGATGAAGAAGCATACTGATAATTTGTTACATCTTCTAGAAGGTGTTAGTGCACGACTGACACAGTTGGAAAGCAGAAGCCGCTGCCTTGAGAATTCTGTGGATGAGTTGAAGGTGTCTATTGGTAACAATCATGGAAATACAGATGGGAAAATTGAACAGGTGGAGAAAGTTCTGTTAAAG CTGCAAGCAGGATTTGAGGTTTTAAAGGATAAGCATGAGATATTTGAGGCTCAGCTGAAACTTGCAGGACTGCAAGTGTTCAAGGCTGATCATCAACAATCAGTGATCCAAAACTCTGGGCACATGGACACTATGCAGCAAGCAGCATCTGCTCCTCCCCAGTCTCACCAACATCTTCCTCCTGTCACTTTTCCACAATCTATTCCTCCTGTTCCTGTTCCACCTTCTGCAGTCCCTCCTCCACCAATCGCTCAACAAAGTTTCCCACTTCCCAACCAATTTCCACAGAGTCAAATTACCCCCATCCCTCAGAAAGAGCCTTACTATTCATCACTTGGTCCAATTCAAGAAACCCAAAATCCACAGTACCAGATTACTCCGACACAACAGCCACAGCCCTCAAGTGCAGCACCGTCACACCAACCATATGAACCTGCCCCTCAACAACAGTACTCTCAGCCACCTCAGTTATCTCAATCCCAAACTTCAGTTGGTCACCATCCTGTGGAGACACCATACAATTCCTCTCAGAGTTACCCACCAAGCTTACGCCAGCCATCTAGTGGGGCTCCTCCTTCCCAGCAGTATTATGGGGTTCCTTCCCACATTCTTGATCACTCGATCAATAGACCGAGTTCAGGGTTTCCTGCTGGATATGGCTCACCTTCTGGGCCTACTGAACCATATCCTTCTGGTGGTTCACCTTCTCAATATGCTAGCAGCCCTACAAGCAAACCACCCCAGCTCTTTTCTCCTGGTATATCTCAGAGTAGTGGGAGCGCATACCCCCAACTTCCCACTGCTCGGATTTTACCACATGCTTTACCTACTGCTTCTGGAACTGGTGGTGGCTCTGGTTCTTCTGGAACTGGAAACAGGGTTcccattgatgatgtggttgacAAAGTCAGTAACATGGGATTTCCAAGAGAACATGTCCGAGCAACTGTGCGAAAGCTGACAGAGAATGGCCAAGCAGTAGATCTGAACACTGTGTTGGATAAGCTGATGAATGATGGAGAAGTCCAGCCCCAGAGAGGTTGGTTTGGTCGGTAA
- the LOC8289808 gene encoding probable galactinol--sucrose galactosyltransferase 5: MAPSLSKANSGPEGLVVESYDINHSNQFVISLEDSNLKANGHVFLSCVPDNITLTPSRYALTDKSSTTVGSFIGFDSMESKDRHVISIGKLKNIKFMSIFRFKVWWTTHWVGSNGRDLENETQMLILDKSDSGRPYILLLPLLEGPFRASLQPGNDDNIDICVESGSTKVLAAGFQSVLYVHIGDDPYKLVKDAMKIVKVHLGTFKLLEEKNPPGIVDKFGWCTWDAFYLTVHPQGIWEGVKGLVDGGCPPGLVLIDDGWQSISHDEDPITKEGMNAAVAGEQMPCRLLKFQENYKFRDYVSPKSLANGSTENKGMGAFIKDLKEEFSSVDYVYVWHALCGYWGGLRPNVPGLPDTVVVKPKLSPGLELTMEDLAVDKIVSTGVGLVPPETVEQMYEGLHSHLQNVGIDGVKVDVIHLLEMLCENYGGRVDLAKAYYKALTASVRKHFNGNGVIASMEHCNDFMFLGTEAICLGRVGDDFWCTDPSGDPNGTFWLQGCHMVHCAYNSLWMGNFIHPDWDMFQSTHPCAEFHAASRAISGGPIYVSDSVGKHNFPLLKRLVLPDGSILRCQYYALPTRDCLFEDPLHDGKTMLKIWNLNRFTGVIGVFNCQGGGWCRETRRNKCASQFSHLVTAKTNAKDIEWKNGTNPNSIEGVQVFAMYLFKAKKLLLSKPYENIEIALEPFNFELITVSPVVTLSEKSIQFAPIGLVNMLNTGGAMQSLSYNADSSIEIGVRGEGEMRVFASEKPRACRIDGKEVEFEYEECMVVVEVPWSTTNSSGVSNVEYLF; the protein is encoded by the exons ATGGCTCCTAGCTTAAGCAAAGCTAATTCTGGTCCTGAAGGACTGGTTGTTGAGAGCTATGATATTAATCATAGTAACCAATTTGTAATCTCACTTGAAGATTCAAACCTCAAAGCCAATGGCCATGTCTTTCTCTCTTGTGTCCCTGATAACATCACACTCACTCCCTCTCGTTATGCCCTCACAGACAAATCATCAACTACCGTCGGATCTTTCATCGGGTTCGACTCGATGGAATCCAAGGATCGACATGTTATTTCCATAGGAAAACTCAAGAACATAAAGTTTATGAGCATTTTCAGGTTCAAGGTCTGGTGGACTACCCATTGGGTTGGCTCTAATGGCCGAGACCTTGAAAATGAAACTCAAATGCTTATTCTTGATAAGTCTGACTCTGGCCGTCCTTATATTCTACTACTCCCTCTGCTTGAGGGTCCATTCCGGGCATCATTACAGCCCGGAAACGACGATAACATTGACATTTGTGTCGAAAGTGGATCGACGAAAGTGTTGGCGGCTGGATTCCAGAGTGTTCTTTACGTGCATATTGGCGATGATCCGTACAAGTTAGTAAAGGATGCAATGAAAATTGTTAAGGTTCATTTAGGTACGTTTAAGCTGTTGGAGGAGAAAAACCCACCTGGAATAGTCGATAAGTTTGGGTGGTGTACATGGGATGCATTTTATCTTACTGTGCATCCTCAAGGCATTTGGGAAGGAGTTAAAGGTCTTGTTGATGGTGGGTGCCCACCTGGTTTAGTGTTGATTGATGATGGGTGGCAATCTATTAGCCATGATGAGGATCCTATTACTAAAGAAGGTATGAATGCTGCTGTAGCAGGCGAGCAGATGCCATGCAGGCTATTGAAGTTTcaagaaaattacaaatttagaGACTACGTCAGTCCTAAAAGTTTGGCCAATGGCAGTACTGAAAACAAAGGGATGGGTGCTTTTATTAAGGACCTTAAGGAGGAGTTTAGCAGTGTTGATTATGTGTATGTTTGGCATGCTCTCTGTGGGTATTGGGGTGGCCTGAGGCCAAATGTGCCTGGACTGCCGGATACTGTGGTGGTTAAGCCAAAATTGTCTCCGGGACTGGAGTTGACTATGGAGGATCTCGCGGTGGATAAGATTGTTAGTACTGGCGTGGGGTTGGTGCCGCCGGAGACGGTTGAGCAAATGTATGAAGGGCTCCACTCGCACTTGCAAAATGTTGGAATTGATGGTGTCAAAGTAGACGTTATCCAT TTGCTGGAAATGCTGTGCGAAAACTACGGAGGGAGAGTAGACTTAGCAAAGGCATATTACAAGGCACTGACAGCCTCAGTAAGGAAGCATTTCAACGGAAATGGCGTAATAGCTAGCATGGAACACTGCAATGATTTCATGTTCCTTGGTACTGAGGCAATTTGTCTTGGTCGTGTTG GTGATGATTTCTGGTGCACTGATCCATCCGGTGATCCAAACGGCACGTTTTGGCTACAGGGGTGTCACATGGTGCACTGCGCTTACAATAGCCTGTGGATGGGCAACTTCATACATCCAGATTGGGACATGTTCCAATCTACTCATCCTTGTGCTGAATTCCATGCTGCTTCTCGGGCAATTTCTGGTGGTCCGATTTACGTCAGTGATTCTGTTGGAAAGCACAACTTCCCTTTGCTTAAGCGTCTCGTGTTGCCCGACGGCTCCATTCTCCGGTGCCAGTACTATGCTCTTCCTACCAGAGATTGCCTCTTTGAGGATCCCCTTCACGATGGCAAGACAATGCTCAAAATTTGGAACCTCAACAGG TTTACTGGAGTCATTGGAGTATTTAATTGTCAAGGAGGAGGATGGTGCCGCGAGACTAGACGCAACAAATGTGCCTCTCAATTTTCTCATTTGGTGACTGCTAAAACCAATGCTAAAGACATTGAATGGAAGAATGGAACAAATCCAAATTCAATTGAAGGAGTACAAGTATTTGCAATGTACTTATTCAAGGCCAAGAAACTACTACTTTCTAAGCCATATGAAAACATTGAAATCGCATTAGAACCATTCAATTTCGAGCTTATTACTGTGTCGCCAGTTGTTACTTTATCAGAAAAATCCATTCAATTTGCTCCAATTGGTCTAGTGAACATGCTCAACACTGGAGGTGCTATGCAGTCATTGTCCTACAATGCCGATAGCTCGATAGAAATCGGAGTGAGAGGAGAGGGAGAGATGAGGGTTTTTGCATCGGAGAAACCAAGAGCTTGCAGAATCGATGGAAAAGAAGTTGAGTTTGAGTATGAAGAGTGCATGGTTGTCGTTGAAGTGCCATGGTCTACTACTAACTCTTCCGGTGTTTCCAACGTCGAGTACTTGTTTTAG